The Centroberyx gerrardi isolate f3 chromosome 12, fCenGer3.hap1.cur.20231027, whole genome shotgun sequence genome has a window encoding:
- the cdc42l gene encoding cell division cycle 42, like — protein sequence MQTIKCVVVGDGAVGKTCLLISYTTNKFPSEYVPTVFDNYAVTVMIGGEPYTLGLFDTAGQEDYDRLRPLSYPQTDVFLVCFSVVSPSSFENVREKWVPEISHHCPRTPFLLVGTQVDLRDDSNTVEKLAKNKQRPLSSESGDKLARDLRAVKYVECSALTQRGLKNVFDEAILAALEPPETKPKKRCILL from the exons ATGCAGACTATAAAATGTGTAGTGGTAGGGGACGGTGCGGTAGGAAAGACCTGCCTACTGATTTCCTACACAACCAACAAGTTCCCTTCAGAATATGTGCCTACG GTTTTCGATAATTATGCAGTGACTGTTATGATTGGTGGAGAGCCATATACACTTGGCCTTTTTGACACAGCAG GTCAGGAGGACTACGATAGGCTGCGTCCTCTCAGCTACCCGCAGACGGATGTATTCCTCGTATGTTTCTCTGTCGTCTCCCCCTCATCTTTTGAGAACGTCAGGGAGAAG tgggTTCCTGAGATTTCTCACCATTGCCCACGCACACCCTTCCTATTAGTGGGCACTCAGGTGGACTTGCGGGATGACAGCAACACGGTTGAGAAGCTGGCCAAGAACAAGCAGCGCCCCCTGTCTTCGGAGAGTGGGGACAAGCTGGCTCGTGACCTCAGGGCTGTCAAATATGTGGAGTGCTCTGCCCTCACACAG AGAGGGCTGAAGAACGTGTTTGATGAGGCCATCCTGGCAGCCTTGGAACCTCCTGAGACCAAACCCAAGAAACGCTGCATCCTGCTATAG
- the wnt4b gene encoding wingless-type MMTV integration site family, member 4b: MPTVSAVNLTAPLLLLLLWATHPTMATNWLSLARLPRSRPVSGAAPCARLRGLSPGQVGVCRARGEVMESVRKAAEMVIEECQHQFRNRRWNCSTTPRGVNVFGRVMNQGTREAAFVHALSSAAVAVAVTRACSRGELERCGCDRKVRGVSPEGFQWSGCSDNLSYGVAFSQTFVDEPERAKGLSTGRPLMNIHNNEAGRKAILHNMQVECKCHGVSGSCELRTCWKVMPPFRRVGAVLKERFDGATEVRLTRIGSRTALLPRDPQVKPPAARDLVYLAASPDFCRLDPDNGIPGTAGRRCNGTSRLAPDGCELVCCGPGYRAGRAEVVQRCSCKFSWCCSVRCQQCKNTVTIHTCRV; this comes from the exons atGCCAACTGTCTCCGCTGTCAATCTCACGGCACCActcctcctgctgttgctaTGGGCAACCCACCCCACCATGGCAACCAACTGGCT CTCGCTGGCGAGGCTGCCTCGCTCCAGGCCCGTGTCCGGTGCTGCCCCCTGTGCGCGGCTGAGGGGGCTGTCCCCGGGGCAGGTGGGGGTGTGCAGGGCGCGGGGGGAGGTCATGGAGTCCGTACGCAAGGCAGCCGAGATGGTCATAGAAGAG TGCCAGCACCAGTTCAGGAATCGCCGTTGGAACTGTTCCACCACCCCACGTGGGGTCAACGTGTTTGGCAGAGTCATGAACCAAG GCACTCGTGAGGCGGCCTTTGTGCATGCTTTGTCCTCGGCAGCTGTGGCAGTGGCCGTGACTCGAGCCTGCAGTCGGGGGGAGCTAGAGAGGTGCGGCTGTGACAGGAAGGTCAGGGGGGTCAGCCCCGAGG GTTTCCAGTGGTCGGGGTGCAGCGACAACCTGTCCTACGGTGTGGCCTTCTCCCAGACTTTCGTGGATGAACCAGAACGGGCCAAAGGGCTATCGACAGGCCGACCGCTCATGAATATCCATAACAACGAGGCTGGCCGGAAG GCCATCCTTCATAACATGCAGGTGGAGTGTAAGTGTCATGGCGTCTCTGGCTCCTGTGAGTTGAGGACCTGCTGGAAGGTCATGCCTCCATTCAGGCGTGTCGGCGCTGTGCTCAAGGAACGTTTTGACGGAGCCACAGAG GTCCGCCTGACTCGTATAGGATCCAGGACGGCCCTGCTGCCCCGTGACCCCCAGGTCAAACCCCCTGCTGCCAGAGACCTGGTGTACCTCGCTGCCTCCCCAGATTTCTGTCGTCTCGACCCTGACAACGGTATCCCTGGGACTGCTGGCAGGCGGTGTAATG GCACCTCTCGACTGGCACCGGACGGCTGTGAGCTGGTGTGTTGCGGGCCGGGGTACCGAGCGGGCCGGGCTGAGGTGGTGCAGCGCTGCTCCTGCAAGTTTTCTTGGTGCTGCTCAGTCCGCTGCCAGCAGTGCAAGAACACAGTCACTATCCACACCTGCAGAGTGTAA
- the mlf2 gene encoding myeloid leukemia factor 2, with translation MFRYLNDVDDNPFMMDPFATHRQQMRSLFGSFGFEPFPLAPQIQPPRAPQLQAGALTPFGMMGMGGGFMDMFGMMGGMMENMERMSGSPSCQTYSSSTVISYSSLDSGAPKVFQQTSEMRTAPGGIRETRQSMRDSESGVERLAIGHHIGDRGHVMERARNRRTGDREERQDYINLEENEAAAFDEEWRREAGRYPPPNARGLDYGRDRRAGGQQLALTAPPSSTSPPAHRHESPRHPPPHTRPRYDW, from the exons ATGTTTCGATACTTGAATGACGTTGATGACAACCCTTTCATGAT GGATCCATTTGCAACTCACAGGCAGCAGATGAGGAGTCTGTTTGGATCATTTGGCTTTGAACCGTTTCCTCTTGCCCCCCAGATTCAGCCACCCCGCGCACCTCAGCTACAG GCTGGTGCTCTGACCCCTTTTGGCATGATGGGAATG GGTGGAGGGTTCATGGATATGTTTGGGATGATGGGAGGAATGATGGAAAACATG GAAAGAATGTCCGGTTCACCAAGCTGTCAGACGTACTCCTCCTCAACAGTGATCTCCTACTCCTCCTTAGACTCAGGGGCTCCGAAAGTCTTTCAGCAAACCAGTGAAATGAGAACGGCACCTGGAGGG ATCCGTGAGACGCGCCAGTCGATGCGTGACAGCGAGAGCGGTGTCGAGCGTCTGGCCATCGGCCACCACATCGGGGACCGCGGGCACGTAATGGAGCGCGCACGAAACCGCCGCACCGGAGACCGCGAGGAACGACAGGACTACATCAACCTCGAAGAGA ATGAGGCTGCAGCTTTTGATGAGGAGTGGAGGCGGGAGGCAGGGAGATACCCTCCCCCAAATGCCCGGGGGCTGGACTACGGCCGAGATCGGCGGGCAGGAGGCCAGCAGCTGGCTCTCACTGCCCCTCCTAGTTCCACGTCTCCTCCTGCCCATCGGCACGAGTCCCCCAGACACCCCCCGCCCCACACCCGTCCCCGTTACGACTGGTGA